A single Muntiacus reevesi chromosome 9, mMunRee1.1, whole genome shotgun sequence DNA region contains:
- the LOC136174868 gene encoding olfactory receptor 2AG1-like, producing MEHWNSTLGSGFILMGILNDSGSPYLLCATMTVLYTLALTSNGLLLLAITMDARLHVPMYLLLGQLSLMDLLLTSVVTPKAIVDFLLSENTISFGGCALQVFLVLTLGGAEDLLLAFMAYDRFVAICLPLNYMVLMRPRVCWLMVATCWVLALLNALCHTLYIMHFSFCTSREISHLLCEIPPLLKLACADTSRYELMVYMMGVTFLITPFVAILVSYSVILLTVLHMPSNEGRQKALVTCSSHLTVVGMFYGAATCMYVLPSSLHSPKQDNVISVFYMIVTPALNPLIYSLRNKEVVGALRRFLQKYMLWTHS from the coding sequence ATGGAGCACTGGAACTCCACCCTGGGAAGTGGCTTCATATTGATGGGGATTCTGAATGACAGTGGGTCTCCTTATCTGCTCTGTGCTACAATGACAGTCCTATACACACTGGCCCTCACCAGCAATGGCCTGCTGCTCCTGGCCATCACAATGGATGCCCGGCTCCACGTGCCCATGTACCTCCTGCTCGGGCAGCTCTCTCTCATGGACCTCCTCTTAACATCTGTTGTCACTCCCAAGGCCATCGTGGATTTTCTGCTCAGTGAAAACACCATCTCCTTTGGGGGCTGTGCCCTTCAGGTGTTTCTAGTACTGACCCTCGGTGGTGCAGAGGACCTCCTACTGGCCTTCATGGCCTATGACAGGTTTGTGGCCATCTGTCTTCCTTTGAACTACATGGTCCTCATGAGGCCGAGGGTCTGCTGGCTCATGGTGGCCACATGCTGGGTCCTGGCACTCCTGAATGCATTATGTCATACCCTGTATATCATGCACTTCTCCTTCTGCACGTCCCGAGAAATCAGCCACCTCCTCTGTGAGATTCCACCTCTGTTGAAGTTGGCCTGTGCAGATACTTCCAGATATGAACTCATGGTGTATATGATGGGTGTGACCTTTCTGATTACCCCTTTTGTTGCTATCCTTGTTTCCTATTCAGTAATCCTACTTACTGTGCTCCACATGCCCTCAAATGAAGGGAGGCAGAAAGCTCTTGTCACCTGTTCTTCCCACCTGACTGTGGTCGGGATGTTCTATGGAGCTGCCACATGCATGTATGTTCTGCCCAGTTCCCTCCACAGCCCCAAGCAGGACAATGTTATTTCTGTCTTCTACATGATTGTCACCCCAGCCCTGAACCCCCTCATCTATAGCCTGAGGAATAAAGAGGTTGTGGGGGCCTTGAGAAGGTTCCTACAAAAATATATGCTATGGACACACTCCTGA